The region CCACCTTTCTTCTCGCATAGAGCCTTGATTCGATTGTGAGCTTCAGCGCCAAATGGCGGATGATCTCCAGCGCTATATGGCGCCGATGACGAGCGTGCTCCGGGCAGCTTCGACCACGTCGTCGGTGATCACCGACAGGCCGTTGATCTTCAGGATGCGCTCGATCTGGATGAAGACCCGCCGATGGATCGTGGCGGCTGAGACCCGCGGCCGCTTGAGCGCCATTCCCTCGATCAAGCCGACGAGATCGGCCGGCGTCTGTCGAACGCCCGCGTCCGAGCGGGTGAGACGCTCCAAGCCTGACAGGCCGTGCATGCGATAACGAGCCAGCCAGCGCTGCGCAGTGCGGAGCGGGACTCCAGCGGCCCTCGCTGCGAAGGTGAGCGGAACTTCATCGTCCAGGACTGGCCGGAGCACGGCGAAGCGAGCCATCGCTTTCCTGCGCTGTTGTCCGCCCTCGGTGTCGAGCGCCATTGGCGCTGCCGGCTGCTCCATGCCGCCCTCCGCACGTGCGCGGGTGTCCGAAAGAGGATCGTTGAACGGACGGTCCGCCCCGCACGAACCGCGCCCCACAAACTCAGGACCTCCGGAGTCTCATAAGACCCGTACGCTGAGTCTTTCATTGAGGGGAGGCTTAACGTACACTTTCGGCATGACGACAACCTTGATCGGTTACGCCCGCTGCTCCACCGACAAGCAGGACCTCGCCGCCCAACGCGCGGCGCTCCAGGAGCTCGGCGTGGCGGCCGATCGCATCTACACCGACCACGGCTTGACCGGTGCGAACCGCTCCCGGCCGGGGCTGGATCAGGCTCTCGCCGCGGTCCGCAGCGGCGACACGCTGGTCGTTCCCAAGCTGGATCGCTTGGCCCGGTCAGTTCCGGACGCGCGCTCCATCGCCGACGCCCTGGTCGCTCGGGGCGTCAAGCTCAAGCTGGGAGCGAGCATCTATGATCCCGCTGACCCGATGGGGAAGATGTTCTTCAACATCCTGGCCACCTTCGCCGAGTTCGAGGGCGACCTCATCCGACTCCGGACGCGCGAGGGCATGGCGATCGCCCGCGCACGAGGGAAACTCAAGGGAAAGCAGCCGAAGCTCTCGGAGAAACAGCAGAAGGAGCTGCGCCGGATGCACGGCACCGGCGAATACGCGATCAGCGATTTGGCGGAGCTGTTCTCGGTGTCCCGCCCGACCGTGTACCGAACACTCAACCGCCAGGTCCTCGCCACATAGCCCTGGAGATAGACCGCCATTTAGCGTCGGAGTTCACAAGCAAATCAGCTACTTGGGAGGGACGAAAGGTGGTGGAAGAAATGCGCTACGGCTACGCACGGGTTTCGAGCGAGGAACAGAGCCTCGCCCGCCAACGGTCGGCGCTGGGCGCCGCCGAGTGCGACCAGATCATTGAGGAGGTCCAGAGCGGGGTGAAGGCGCGCCATC is a window of Phenylobacterium immobile (ATCC 35973) DNA encoding:
- a CDS encoding leucine zipper domain-containing protein, which encodes MEQPAAPMALDTEGGQQRRKAMARFAVLRPVLDDEVPLTFAARAAGVPLRTAQRWLARYRMHGLSGLERLTRSDAGVRQTPADLVGLIEGMALKRPRVSAATIHRRVFIQIERILKINGLSVITDDVVEAARSTLVIGAI
- a CDS encoding recombinase family protein, with product MIGYARCSTDKQDLAAQRAALQELGVAADRIYTDHGLTGANRSRPGLDQALAAVRSGDTLVVPKLDRLARSVPDARSIADALVARGVKLKLGASIYDPADPMGKMFFNILATFAEFEGDLIRLRTREGMAIARARGKLKGKQPKLSEKQQKELRRMHGTGEYAISDLAELFSVSRPTVYRTLNRQVLAT